The genomic DNA TTGAAGCAATTGCATTCTCCATTCCCTGGGGAAAAAAGACTTGCCATTAGTGGATATGTCACTTCTGACATCGCTTAATGCACATCGAACACTTCTGATAGCATATTCTAGAGATTCAGGGACACGATCGAATGTGTTACCATTACTCAGAGACTCTGTTATTCGGGCTGCAGTTGCAATATCGAAGTTGCCTTTATTGAAAGAGCCGTAGTTTTCCAAAAGACCCAGTCTTGAATTTCCTTGGGAAAAATAATGTTTGAACGATTCCATCATCGAATTTATCATTTCgttatcatctttgaaatcagTTGAACCGTACAGTATTCTTCCAATGGCATGAAAGTAAGATACAGAATTTTCTCTCGTTTCCACTGGTACATTTACCGAAGAGGTTGCCCAGAACTCTAGAGTGGAGATACCTGATCTGATGTCTCCAGTTTTTTGTGCTAATTGACTGATGAAGGCATCCTTTTGTGaccatttctttttccaaacaTGGCTATCTctgtttttcaaacagACTTGCGAAAGAtgtttcttcatcagaGTGGTATTTACAGGATTGAATTTAATTCTTTTGGTTCTGGGATGAGATAAAATTTCACTACCTAAAATTGTTTCGGCAGACACAGTATAGTCAATACCAAACGTGTCGCTATTTGAATCATTCTCTATTTCGCATTCTGTAAGACATACAACTAATGGTGGCAAAACGGACTCCGGCGCATATAGCCATTCCAGTAAGCTTTGACGGAACTGTAGTCGTGTCTCATTATGAAATACGTTAGGCATATTTTctatcaaaatcaattgcAGATTGGGTCCGATTTTATACTTTGTATGAGACAAAAAGTCTTCGAAACTTCTCATAGATGAGCTATCCTCACTGTTGTATTCTACGACGGTTTCATTTGTCTCTGAGTGGTGTTGCATTCGCATGGCACTATTTGCACTCTTTCTTCGATATTCTGGTATTAAAACTTCGGCAAGTTGGGAAACCACTGTACTTTTGGAGGCGCCACTCGGACCTGTAAGAATTAAGATGCGAGTATCCAAACTGCTTTTCAACATGCACTCCAAAGCTTCTTGGACGTCCTGCAATTTGCGTTTGTGGATGGCAACTTCAGCAACACTTCGTGGGCTATACAGATTGTACCATGGACTGCGGCACGTTTCTATCTTCAAAGCACTATCAGTTTTCCTTCGCAACTTCTTTCTGGGGGGTGCCTGATCACTGCGTAAAGGGGACGATGGTGTAGAATAGCTCCATTTGTTGATTTCTGAGCTCAGCCCTGAAAGACTGCGCTCCAGATACAGTGACTTTCTACCTTTCCTTGAAGTCATACCATTCGCAAAACATTTACAACAGTCGTCGAAGCTTCACAATCTGTAGATTTAACAACCACACCTGTAGAGCTTCAAGACTAACTTGAACCTTGTCGCAGGTTACTATCTGACAATAGTGTACAGACTTCTTGGAGAATACTAAAGACTCCGTATCCAATGAGTAAGTGCCTTAGGATTGAACGACTAAAAGAATAAGGATGCTCATAGTCGGTAAAATTCTCGTAATAATACTCTGGCTGGTAGCCACAGTGGAAGGCTGGCCAACCGCATTCATTTTCTCTGTTTCTTGGTGCAGTAATAAGCCCCgttgaaattgaatacATTTACGTGTGGTACTTCATCAATAGATAAGAAGATTGAAATAAGTGCGCAgaaacagcaacagcagttTAGAGATTGTTCCGTCTTATACACTTGGAGACTGTTCCATCTGATATACTTGGACTTGCGAATGTATCTGATTGGAAGGACCCTGTACCATCTCACCCGCCAAGAGTCTTCAGTGTGACCTCGTTGATAACTATTGTAAATTCGGATTATTCAACTGCTATGCAGGGTCATGAGAACAGCCTACGACTACCCAACTAACACAGTAGCTGCAGTATTATTGATCAAGATATAAGTCGCTATTGCGATAAAGTACGGATAATGTTTGAAGCCTGGCATTTTAGTTTCTCCTCCGACACAAATTGAGCATTAGTCTTGAGACCTCATTTTGTGACTTCTGTTTCTAAAAAATGGGCACGAGATAATTTTAGTTATTTACTGGAAAGTTTATTAAGTAAATCTATTCTCAGCTTCACCTCGGCTGACTGAGTTGCTGCCCTCTAGCGTGAATAGTGCCTTAAGAAAGATATCTGAACCAAGCTGtcgaattttgaaaatccGTGTGCGGGAGTTCAAGTAGTATCGACAGCCGAAATATGCTTCTCAAGTCTGAATGATTTCGCATGCTTCGAAAGAATTGTTGATACGGAACAATGCCGTTAGCCATCTCCTCTTGATAGATGAAGGTGATAATCGTTTGTAACTCTCTGCTATGAGTAGAGCCAGGTACAAGTATTCTCTTCAGCGTTTACTAAAAAATCTATTGCACATATTGAATCGAAGACAAAGTAACATTTTGGTGAAGACGTTCACGAGATCTTCAGAACCATTGGCCAACAAATCATAGTTTCAAAACAGAATATAGAATGTTTTCGTGCCAAAATGCCCCAAAGTGTGCAATGATTTTGTCAATTTCTACTGTGCAGTTCGAAGAGCAATCAATTGATACTCGTAATCACTCTTTGACACTTCAAGGAGTATATTTTGACATATCATATATCTGCTACACATAGATGAGCACCTCgctatttgatgaaaaatcatctTGAACGAAAGTCAAGCGATGAGATTGAAGGTAAGGCGAAAGATACATGCTTAAGAGGCCTTACAACGTAAACTACAGTATACTGTGCAAGGGACAGCCGATACGTGCATTCATAAGAGTGTTCTTCGAttaaaaatgacaaaagAAGACTACTTGAGGAAAAAGGAACAAATACGAGAGACCTATAGATACGATGAGATGTCAAACAAAGTTTTAAAGCCAGACAAGTCCCTCAACACCGTGAGGACAAAGCCGCTAAAGGATGCAGAGGAGTCACAACCAAGATCCATGAACGGAAGAATCAGAGTAAAAGAGATGGGCGATTGTGCCCGGGAAGACACTCCACAAAGTTATGCAGCCGGCGGGCAGCCTGATGGATCGAAAAAAAGGGAGAAGAGTCAACTGACTACGATCAAGAAGAATGCATCTAAACGCCATCGTTATGCAAAATCCTCGGTCTTGGATTCAGATCTGTCTTCAACGCTGAAATACTCTCCAACCGATGACGAGAACACTGATGTATATGAggagattttgaaatggaCAACAGACATACTAGGAAATGATATTCCTCACGACATCATCTTAGGAACAGCGGATTTACTTATAAGTTCCCTGAAGGAGAGTGAGGATGAAGCAGACGGACTaattgagaagaaaaggGAAAGGTTGCAGAAAGAGTTATCAATTCTGATATCTGcccaaaaatttcaagcaCTACTTAGACTAACTCAACGAATTACAGATTATGGAGAGTCCAAGGATGTACatggtgaaaaaattgttgcaATTTTAGCTGGTGATTCCGAAGATGACGCTCTACATAACAGCGAGGAGGATTTACCTTTGCAGGATCCAGAAGGGGATGAATCAGACAGTTTAAGTGCACAAGACGAAATTGAATTCACAGAAAGTTTAAGTCACAAGGGATTGCCGCCAGTTCTTGATAAAAATACTGTCATTCATTCAGGAGGTGAAACAGACGCGATAAATAGAGTATCCATTCTTGAAGTCGATGAGTTTTTCCTGCGAAGGAAAATTATTCAGGCAATGGAAAACATTGAATCAAGTTCAGTTCAGAGGATATCAGACGCAATTTATGATTTATTAGAGGATGAAAATACTGATAATAGAGCTTTAGGGGAAAAGCTTCTGGAAGTACTAGACGTCGAGCACCTCCATCTGGTCAAATATATTGTTTCGAACAGAGTTCCCATTATATGGGGCATACGTTTATCAAAACGCCCTTCACATGAGAGAGAGGATCTTCTACGCGAAATGCGTTCTCAAGGGCTTGAAACTTTCGTCAATGAATATAAAGGAAACAATATTGAAGATCACAAGAGGGATTTAGAGGATGCTTCACCTGATTCTAAAGAAAGCGACGGAAAAAGGCGAAGACAGGATAGTGGATTGCCAGTCCCCGCCTTGGTTGATCTAAGTGCCCTGGAGTTCGAACAAGGTGCAAATTTAATGACCGTGACGAAAGTTGAATTACCGGAGggctctttcaaaaaggttAATAAACTATACGAAGAGATACATATTCCACCACCTGACAAGCCCGAAGCTACTTATGATTTAATTCCCATATCCGAATTTCCTGAATGGGCCAGAAAAGCATTTGTAACAGGCGAAACTGATACATTAAACGTGATTCAATCTAAGGTATTTCCAATTGCCTTTCAAGAGGATTCGAACATGTTAATTTGTGCTCCCACTGGTGCAGGAAAGACAAATGTTGCTGTAATGTCGATACTACGAACTATTTCGAAATACTTCAACACAAGTACAAAAACGTTAAATCTCAAATTGTTTAAGATTGTTTATATTGCCCCTTTGAAAGCATTGGTTCAAGAACAAGTTCGAGAGCTTCAGAGAAGATTGGCATATCTTGGTGTTAAGGTGGAAGAATTAACAGGtgattcaaatttgagCAAGCAGCAAATCGCCGAAACCCAAATTTTGGTGTCGACCCCTGAAAAATGGGATATAATTAGCAGGAAAGCCGGCGAGTCGTTCTCGTATTCAGAACTAGTTCAATTGATTATAATTGACGAAGTTCATTTACTGCATGATAGAAGAGGACCTGTAATTGAGAATATTGTAGCTAGGTCATTCAATAGCGACGTCTACCCGAACCCCCCGAGATTGGTAGGTCTATCTGCCACGCTTCCAAACTATCAGGATGTCGCAAAATTCTTACATGTTCCTGAACAAGgtctatttttttttaattcgTCTTTCAGACCTTGTCCTCTCAGTCAACAATTTTGTGGCATTACAGAAAAGAACTCCATAAAAAAACTTAATGCAATGAATGAAGCctgctttcaaaaaactttaGAATCGACAAAAAATGGTCATCAAGTCATAATATTTGTCCACTCTAGAAAGGAGACGGCCCGAACGTCTGCCTGgctgaaagagaaattcatTGAATCAGGAAATGTTGGTTTGATACAAATGAACGATGCAGGCTCAAGAGAAATTCTTTCGAGTGAAGCAGACACAGCAGGAGAcatgaacttgaaaaagACCATTCAACATGGAATAGGTATTCATCATGCAGGATTATCCAGGAGCGATAGAACTCTTTCAGAAGATTTATTCGCGGATggtttattgaaaattttagtATCAACGGCAACTTTGGCTTGGGGTGTCAATCTTCCAGCGCATACTGTCATAGTTAAAGGTACAGATTTATATTCTCCGGAAAAAGGTCGTTGGGAACAGTTGTCTCCTCAAGATTTGCTCCAAATGTTAGGTCGTGCGGGTCGTCCAAGATATGACACTCATGGTGAAGGTATAATAATCACAAATCAGGCAGACGTGCAATATTACCTTGCTGTCCTAAACCAGCAATTAAGTATCGAATCCCAgttgatttcaatgatcGTGGATAGTTTAAACGCCGAAGTCGTATCAGGAAATATCAAGTCAAGAGTAGACGCAGTGCGCTGGCTAAGTTATACATACTTTTATGTGAGGGCCTTGATATCACCCGAACTATATAAAGTGACTGCTCAGGATAAAGATGTGACTTTAGTTTCATTTAGAGATTCAATAGCACACTCAGCGTTTGTGATACTTCAAGAGAAGAGCATGGTAGTCTATGATGCAAATACTGGTCTTATAGAACCGACCGAGCTAGGACGTATCGCTGCATATTTTTACATCAAACATACATCCATTGCAATGTATAATACGCAATTAACAAAACACACATCACAGATAGATCTTTTTCGGGTCATTTCAATGTCTGAAGAATTCCAATATTTGTCCGTAaagcaagaagaaaggaaagaacTAAAAGAGCTCTCGGAGACATCTCCAATTCCAATAATGGAAGACATAGATAATCCTCTAGCAAAAGTGAATGTGTTGTTGCAGTCATATATTTCAAGACTGAAGTTCGAAGGATTTGCCTTGAATGCCGATATGAACTTTGTAAGTCAAAATGCTGGAAGACTTATTAGAGCCTTGTATGAGTTATCTTTAAAGAAGAAGCTGTCGAATATAACTAAAATACTTCTGAACATGTGCAAAATgatagaaagaagaatgTGGAACGCAAATTCACCACTGAGGCAATTTCCAAAATGTCCAAAGGAGGTAATTAAGAGGATGGAAGCCTCCACTATCCCTTGGCCAGACTACCTCGAGCTTGAATCGCCTGCTGAAGTTGGTCAAACAATAAGGCTCGAAAAGTACGGAAAACTTGTATTTGATCTATTACAAAGGTTTCcgaaaattcaattgaaatgTGTTGTTCAACCTATAACAGCAAGTTTACTTAGATTTGAACTAGAAATTTTACCTGAGTGGACTTGGGACCCAAAATTGCACGGTAGGATGGAAAGATTTATTGTCCTAGTAGAAGACGCAGAAGATGGCACAATACTCTTTATTGATAGTATACCAGTGAACATGGAAAATATTGGCGAGGACCACATAATCAATTTTGGCCTTAACTTATCACCTGCACAACAGAAATGCTTACCGCCTCATTTTTTCGTCAATGTAATTTCCGAGAGATGGCTGAATTGCGAAAGCCAATTGGCTGTTAAAGTCGAGAGTATTCATCTACCCAAGAAAGCGTCAACGCCTACTCCTCTATTAGACATCCCTCTTACCCATATATCAGAATTGGGAAACGAAGAATTTGCCAGCGCATTTGACTTCACACATTTtaacaaatttcaaagccAGGTGTTCCAAAGCGTTTACAACTCCAATGAAAACTGTTTCATAGCCGCTGCAAAAGGCTCTGGGAAAACAACAATTGCGGAGTTGGCTCTCCTCAACCACTGGAGACAGAACAAAGGCCGTgcaatatatatttcacCTTATCAAGAAAGAGTTGATTCTCTTTTAGAGAACTGGCATGAACGCTTTTCAGACTTGGCTGCCGGCAagaatattgaaaaattagGCACCGATGTGACACGAAACCTAAGAGTCATTTCTCAAAGTCATCTCATATTGGCTACACCAGAACAGTTCAATTTGGTATCTCGCCGTTGGAGACAACGAAAAAACTTGCAAAAATTGGAGTTGGTTATTTATGATGATGCTCATGAAATGAATCGTGGCTCTTTTGGAGCAGTTTATGAAGCTCTCATATCCAGAATGGCTTTTATTACAAATCAGACTGAAAATATACAAAGAGTCATTGGTCTGTCATCTTGCTTGGCCAACGGTCGCGATTTCGCCGAATGGTTGGGAgtacaaaaaaacaatttcttcaacttttcacCTCATGAAAGGATATCACCTATTGAAATTCATATCCAAGCGTTCAATAATGTTAACGATGTTTTATACGACAAACCAATGACAAGGCTGGCATTCGAATTTGCTTCCAGAAATAGAAAGGATAGCGCAATTTTCTTCTTACCAACCAAAAAGTCTTGCTTCCGAATCAGCTCTCTTTTCTTAGACCAAGCAGCAGCTTTGGGCTGgaatatgttgaagaatGAGAAGCATGATATTATCCCGTACATTGAAGGCTTACAGAATAAATCGGTCAGAAAGTCTGTCATGGTTGGAATTGGAATTATTCACGAAAGTATGGAAGCGGAAGATACCAGGATTGTCGAAAGACTGTATGATATGGGTGTACTATCGATTCTCCTCTTAACGGGCGAATGCTGCTTCATGAGTCCgtcatcaaaaattgttgcTGTTTTAGGGACGCAGTATTACGATGAAAGGAGCCATAATTTTGTGAATTATCCAGCTAACAACATTTTAGAGATGGTTGGTTCGGCTGGGGCCTCAACTGGGGCTTTCTTATCTGAAGAAGCAGCGAAAGTGCTAATTTTGACGAGTATAAGCATGAAAGAGTACTACAGAAATTTCCTGACGGGGTCTCTGCCACTTGAGAGCTATATGTACTTTCACTTACACGATCTTTTTTCGACAGAG from Zygotorulaspora mrakii chromosome 7, complete sequence includes the following:
- the RAD24 gene encoding Rad24p (similar to Saccharomyces cerevisiae RAD24 (YER173W); ancestral locus Anc_8.239) is translated as MTSRKGRKSLYLERSLSGLSSEINKWSYSTPSSPLRSDQAPPRKKLRRKTDSALKIETCRSPWYNLYSPRSVAEVAIHKRKLQDVQEALECMLKSSLDTRILILTGPSGASKSTVVSQLAEVLIPEYRRKSANSAMRMQHHSETNETVVEYNSEDSSSMRSFEDFLSHTKYKIGPNLQLILIENMPNVFHNETRLQFRQSLLEWLYAPESVLPPLVVCLTECEIENDSNSDTFGIDYTVSAETILGSEILSHPRTKRIKFNPVNTTLMKKHLSQVCLKNRDSHVWKKKWSQKDAFISQLAQKTGDIRSGISTLEFWATSSVNVPVETRENSVSYFHAIGRILYGSTDFKDDNEMINSMMESFKHYFSQGNSRLGLLENYGSFNKGNFDIATAARITESLSNGNTFDRVPESLEYAIRSVRCALSDVRSDISTNGKSFFPREWRMQLLQEEFKIKSSDYSNVSMYKYGCTRRSNDVALHFGYYDPLIRSSQYYKKKALTHYITQVKDAIQKKQIEKVNCTFPEIEPSVDIMQRIGGGIKPVARQENLISDEDGQRITKISLLQLKEETNIKINSLIKYRENNMNPVDQQTDEDDSFDDPIVDSDQETQESNSFLLEENDDSLYDEFLKENVKSDKQTVVDESLSDSDLEGL
- the BRR2 gene encoding ATP-dependent RNA helicase BRR2 (similar to Saccharomyces cerevisiae BRR2 (YER172C); ancestral locus Anc_8.238), yielding MTKEDYLRKKEQIRETYRYDEMSNKVLKPDKSLNTVRTKPLKDAEESQPRSMNGRIRVKEMGDCAREDTPQSYAAGGQPDGSKKREKSQLTTIKKNASKRHRYAKSSVLDSDLSSTLKYSPTDDENTDVYEEILKWTTDILGNDIPHDIILGTADLLISSLKESEDEADGLIEKKRERLQKELSILISAQKFQALLRLTQRITDYGESKDVHGEKIVAILAGDSEDDALHNSEEDLPLQDPEGDESDSLSAQDEIEFTESLSHKGLPPVLDKNTVIHSGGETDAINRVSILEVDEFFLRRKIIQAMENIESSSVQRISDAIYDLLEDENTDNRALGEKLLEVLDVEHLHLVKYIVSNRVPIIWGIRLSKRPSHEREDLLREMRSQGLETFVNEYKGNNIEDHKRDLEDASPDSKESDGKRRRQDSGLPVPALVDLSALEFEQGANLMTVTKVELPEGSFKKVNKLYEEIHIPPPDKPEATYDLIPISEFPEWARKAFVTGETDTLNVIQSKVFPIAFQEDSNMLICAPTGAGKTNVAVMSILRTISKYFNTSTKTLNLKLFKIVYIAPLKALVQEQVRELQRRLAYLGVKVEELTGDSNLSKQQIAETQILVSTPEKWDIISRKAGESFSYSELVQLIIIDEVHLLHDRRGPVIENIVARSFNSDVYPNPPRLVGLSATLPNYQDVAKFLHVPEQGLFFFNSSFRPCPLSQQFCGITEKNSIKKLNAMNEACFQKTLESTKNGHQVIIFVHSRKETARTSAWLKEKFIESGNVGLIQMNDAGSREILSSEADTAGDMNLKKTIQHGIGIHHAGLSRSDRTLSEDLFADGLLKILVSTATLAWGVNLPAHTVIVKGTDLYSPEKGRWEQLSPQDLLQMLGRAGRPRYDTHGEGIIITNQADVQYYLAVLNQQLSIESQLISMIVDSLNAEVVSGNIKSRVDAVRWLSYTYFYVRALISPELYKVTAQDKDVTLVSFRDSIAHSAFVILQEKSMVVYDANTGLIEPTELGRIAAYFYIKHTSIAMYNTQLTKHTSQIDLFRVISMSEEFQYLSVKQEERKELKELSETSPIPIMEDIDNPLAKVNVLLQSYISRLKFEGFALNADMNFVSQNAGRLIRALYELSLKKKLSNITKILLNMCKMIERRMWNANSPLRQFPKCPKEVIKRMEASTIPWPDYLELESPAEVGQTIRLEKYGKLVFDLLQRFPKIQLKCVVQPITASLLRFELEILPEWTWDPKLHGRMERFIVLVEDAEDGTILFIDSIPVNMENIGEDHIINFGLNLSPAQQKCLPPHFFVNVISERWLNCESQLAVKVESIHLPKKASTPTPLLDIPLTHISELGNEEFASAFDFTHFNKFQSQVFQSVYNSNENCFIAAAKGSGKTTIAELALLNHWRQNKGRAIYISPYQERVDSLLENWHERFSDLAAGKNIEKLGTDVTRNLRVISQSHLILATPEQFNLVSRRWRQRKNLQKLELVIYDDAHEMNRGSFGAVYEALISRMAFITNQTENIQRVIGLSSCLANGRDFAEWLGVQKNNFFNFSPHERISPIEIHIQAFNNVNDVLYDKPMTRLAFEFASRNRKDSAIFFLPTKKSCFRISSLFLDQAAALGWNMLKNEKHDIIPYIEGLQNKSVRKSVMVGIGIIHESMEAEDTRIVERLYDMGVLSILLLTGECCFMSPSSKIVAVLGTQYYDERSHNFVNYPANNILEMVGSAGASTGAFLSEEAAKVLILTSISMKEYYRNFLTGSLPLESYMYFHLHDLFSTEISSSVIQCKQDCIDWLAYTYFYRRLHANPSFYGVKDVSAYGISAYLTELVESTLNDLNDASMIEIEENADGDDEKEESISPLNGCLISSHYDISFVTMHIFLTSLSGSSTLEEILQILSRAAEFEDLSIDEGERAALSKIQHFMPLKASKETVTNLTWNKVFVLLQAYFSRTSIKSDFQMDLRKILRRAVPLINAVVDILSGDGRLNAMTAMDISQMLIQGVWDTDSPLKQVPYFDNEILSACSRMKIETVFDIMALEDAEREQIMTMNSSKLTKVAHFINNYPNIELEYNLEGSDNIEADQAKVLLVTLTRDEAPDTLEVSSLTFPFDKLESWWLVLGKISTRELLAIKKVSIRQESQTSELEFTLPKGEHQLTLWCVCDSYLDADKEVSLNIHAV